The following coding sequences are from one Manis pentadactyla isolate mManPen7 chromosome 13, mManPen7.hap1, whole genome shotgun sequence window:
- the DND1 gene encoding dead end protein homolog 1: MQSKRECELWCERVNPENKAALEAWVRETGIRLVQVNGQRKYGGPPPGWVGSPPPAGSEVFIGRLPQDVYEHQLIPLFQRVGRLYEFRLMMTFSGLNRGFAYARYSSRRGAQAAIATLHNHPLRPSCLLLVCRSTEKCELCVDGLPPGLSRRALLFALQPLNSGLQEALLLPSPGPARTQMALLKFSSHHAAAMAKKALVEGQSCLGGEQVAVDWLKPEQKHHLRLQLLGPSVQYLQPLGSQLALARERLESQGARAALQLLCQRMKLGSPVFLTKCLGVGPVGWYHFWYQVVIPGHPVPFSGLIWVVLAPDGQNGHEVAKDAVSARLLATLSESGASFLGSVGAEAVTMVKQ; this comes from the exons ATGCAGTCTAAGCGGGAGTGTGAG CTCTGGTGCGAGAGAGTGAATCCAGAGAACAAGGCGGCGCTGGAGGCGTGGGTCAGGGAGACGGGCATCCGCCTGGTGCAGGTGAACGGGCAGAGGAAGTACGGCGGGCCACCCCCAG gCTGGGTGGGCAGCCCGCCGCCGGCCGGGTCAGAAGTGTTTATCGGGCGGCTGCCGCAGGACGTGTACGAACACCAGCTGATCCCGCTGTTCCAGCGCGTGGGCCGCCTCTACGAGTTCCGCCTGATGATGACTTTCAGCGGCCTGAATCGCGGCTTCGCGTACGCCCGGTACAGCTCGCGGCGCGGCGCCCAGGCCGCCATCGCCACGCTGCATAACCACCCGCTGCGGCCCTCCTGCCTGCTGCTGGTGTGCCGCAGCACGGAGAAGTGCGAGCTGTGCGTGGACGGGCTGCCGCCGGGCCTGAGCCGCAGAGCGCTGCTGTTCGCGCTGCAGCCGCTGAACTCCGGCCTGCAGGAGGCGCTGCTGTTGCCCAGCCCCGGGCCAGCACGCACTCAGATGGCGCTGCTCAAGTTCAGTTCGCACCACGCCGCCGCTATGGCCAAAAAGGCCCTGGTGGAAG GGCAGTCATGCCTGGGTGGAGAGCAGGTGGCAGTGGATTGGCTCAAGCCGGAGCAGAAGCATCATCTCCGCCTGCAGCTCTTAGGACCATCTGTCCAGTACCTACAGCCACTAGGCAGCCAGTTAGCCCTAGCAAGGGAGAGGCTAGAGTCCCAAGGGGCTCGAGCTGCCCTGCAGCTGCTGTGCCAACGGATGAAACTGGGCAGCCCAGTATTCCTCACCAAGTGTTTGGGTGTAGGCCCTGTTGGCTGGTACCACTTCTGGTACCAGGTGGTGATCCCTGGGCATCCAGTGCCCTTCAGTGGCCTCATCTGGGTTGTGCTGGCCCCAGATGGGCAGAATGGGCATGAGGTGGCCAAGGATGCTGTGTCTGCACGGCTGCTGGCAACACTGAGTGAGTCTGGAGCCAGCTTCCTAGGGTCTGTTGGGGCTGAGGCAGTTACTATGGTTAAGCAGTGA